From a region of the Methanolobus tindarius DSM 2278 genome:
- a CDS encoding PGF-pre-PGF domain-containing protein, translated as MITKKITYGFAFSLLILILFGTNALGSDEITATRSISELSVDAGDTFTVTIYVYFQEEIDAPKIEENLPEGWAISSGNYGNSTYSKDDSLATWLWTKKVDEGEQMSITYYVEVPDTASAGSYSVYGIISGLNSNNGDRITSTTIGDQKIEVLSSSTSTDDSSSSSSSSTSSSSSGGGGGGGGTSGEEYENILKKEVESVFINKGSLIKYEFSADENAINYVQFTGLKNSGKISTTIEVLNDRSTFADSDAPGIVYQNMNIWVGKVGFATSDNIEDPVIGFSVKKEWMEENGVSSDDIILYRYSDDAWNELDTSVLSEDDTSVHFESNTPGFSPFTIAAPFSAEKMSVSSSAAEDVEELESTVEDIEEESTIPVESTQSSPGFGVLASIAGVIIAGIFATMKGRK; from the coding sequence ATGATAACTAAAAAGATAACATATGGTTTTGCGTTTTCATTGCTGATTTTAATTTTATTTGGAACCAATGCTTTAGGTTCTGATGAAATTACAGCCACAAGAAGCATATCTGAATTGTCTGTCGATGCAGGTGATACTTTCACGGTAACAATTTATGTATATTTCCAAGAAGAGATTGATGCACCTAAAATTGAAGAAAACCTACCTGAGGGATGGGCAATAAGTAGCGGAAATTATGGTAACAGTACCTATAGTAAAGATGATTCGTTAGCCACATGGCTCTGGACCAAAAAAGTAGATGAAGGCGAACAAATGAGTATTACATATTATGTTGAGGTTCCCGATACAGCATCAGCCGGTTCCTATTCTGTCTATGGAATTATTTCCGGACTCAATAGCAATAATGGCGACAGAATTACATCAACTACAATAGGAGATCAAAAAATAGAAGTTTTATCATCTTCGACATCTACTGATGATTCTTCATCCTCGTCTTCTTCAAGTACTTCCTCATCCTCCAGTGGTGGAGGAGGTGGCGGTGGTGGAACCTCCGGTGAAGAGTATGAAAATATTCTGAAAAAGGAAGTAGAAAGTGTATTCATCAACAAAGGAAGCCTCATTAAATATGAATTCTCAGCTGATGAAAATGCAATAAACTATGTACAGTTTACCGGCCTTAAAAACTCCGGCAAGATTTCCACTACAATTGAAGTTCTTAATGATCGGTCAACATTTGCAGATTCTGACGCACCAGGAATTGTTTATCAGAATATGAATATCTGGGTAGGCAAAGTTGGTTTTGCAACATCTGATAACATTGAGGATCCTGTCATAGGATTCAGTGTTAAGAAAGAATGGATGGAAGAGAATGGAGTCTCATCTGACGATATTATTCTTTATAGATATTCAGATGATGCATGGAATGAACTTGACACAAGTGTTCTGAGTGAAGATGATACAAGTGTTCACTTTGAATCTAACACACCGGGTTTCTCACCATTTACCATTGCTGCTCCTTTTAGTGCTGAAAAGATGTCTGTTTCTTCATCTGCAGCAGAAGATGTAGAGGAACTTGAATCCACAGTTGAAGATATTGAAGAAGAATCAACAATTCCTGTGGAATCAACACAAAGTTCCCCTGGATTTGGAGTTTTAGCAAGTATTGCCGGAGTAATTATTGCTGGTATATTTGCTACAATGAAAGGTAGAAAATAA
- a CDS encoding outer membrane protein assembly factor BamB family protein, protein MKLVVFLSCLLIASLTMADISFASDWTEFQKDSCNSGLTCDRAPITTPSSMSWNRLFSGEAVDCPSVVVDDILYMVFPGGNVSAIQKNSGSVVWSTTIEQISYQLGSPAYGNGTLFIPRENGKVYALDSLNGELIWETDQIGNWLYTPIVYDSHRIYFGDCLDKYGNDGTFYCYTDTGDECWSKDAASGGGYYWAGPAVVEDFVIFVDSKGYLTSLDKDDGSLIDEVNVSEMFSIDDAGEFKSSVSYDSDSEKLFLTSKGGYCYSIGFDQTGSFNVYDSNYAQLDGACTSTPSFFNGRVYVGCGGWTEGKLYCLDESDLSEIWNFETNAGVKASPAISRAYDDGDGEVYIYFTTNCADGTVYCLKDYPGNTEAMEQWNYLPSNGMNNYILQGVVISDGWLFFGNDGGYLFGLANSQSVKEQHVFADFEVNVTYGDFPLTVQFTDTSSDATSWSWDVDGDGIEDYGIKDPVHTYNKSGSYNVSLTAGNSVFIHTRTVEDCISVDWNPWNDPDSESGNLISQNEVMTAISYWKSGYVIPDTDHRISQDEIMLIVSYWKSKYPM, encoded by the coding sequence ATGAAGTTAGTTGTATTTCTGTCATGTCTGTTGATCGCATCTCTGACAATGGCAGATATTTCATTTGCTTCTGACTGGACAGAGTTCCAGAAAGATAGTTGTAATAGTGGTTTAACTTGTGATAGGGCACCTATTACAACTCCCTCAAGTATGTCGTGGAACAGGCTTTTTTCAGGTGAAGCTGTTGATTGCCCTTCTGTTGTCGTTGATGACATATTATACATGGTGTTTCCAGGTGGTAATGTATCTGCAATTCAAAAAAACAGTGGAAGTGTGGTGTGGAGCACTACTATTGAGCAAATTAGCTATCAGTTGGGTTCACCTGCATATGGTAATGGTACTTTGTTCATTCCAAGAGAGAACGGTAAAGTGTATGCTCTTGATTCTTTGAATGGAGAGCTTATATGGGAAACTGATCAAATTGGCAACTGGTTGTATACTCCAATAGTTTATGATTCTCATCGTATATATTTTGGGGACTGTTTGGATAAATATGGTAATGATGGAACTTTCTATTGTTATACGGATACAGGAGATGAATGCTGGTCAAAGGATGCAGCATCAGGAGGTGGATATTACTGGGCAGGTCCTGCTGTTGTAGAGGACTTTGTAATATTTGTGGATTCCAAAGGTTATCTTACTTCCTTGGACAAGGATGACGGTTCTTTAATAGATGAGGTTAATGTCAGTGAGATGTTCTCTATAGATGATGCAGGAGAGTTCAAATCTTCTGTGAGCTATGATTCTGATTCAGAAAAGCTTTTTTTAACTTCGAAAGGTGGTTATTGTTATTCTATAGGTTTTGATCAGACTGGTTCTTTCAATGTGTATGATAGTAATTATGCTCAATTGGATGGTGCATGTACTTCAACTCCTTCGTTTTTTAATGGCAGGGTCTATGTTGGTTGTGGCGGCTGGACAGAGGGAAAACTTTATTGTCTGGATGAATCTGACCTGAGTGAGATATGGAATTTTGAAACAAATGCCGGGGTTAAGGCATCTCCTGCAATTTCAAGGGCGTATGATGACGGTGACGGTGAGGTATATATTTATTTTACAACTAATTGTGCAGATGGAACTGTCTATTGTCTAAAAGACTATCCGGGTAATACTGAAGCTATGGAACAATGGAACTATCTGCCATCAAATGGGATGAATAATTATATCCTGCAGGGAGTCGTTATTTCTGACGGATGGCTTTTCTTTGGAAATGATGGTGGCTACCTGTTTGGGCTTGCCAATAGTCAAAGTGTTAAAGAGCAACATGTGTTTGCGGATTTTGAAGTAAATGTTACTTACGGAGATTTTCCTTTAACTGTGCAGTTCACGGATACTTCTTCAGATGCTACTTCATGGTCATGGGATGTGGATGGTGACGGAATTGAAGATTATGGTATTAAAGACCCGGTGCATACCTATAATAAATCCGGAAGTTACAATGTTTCATTAACGGCAGGAAATTCTGTTTTCATACATACAAGAACAGTTGAGGATTGTATTAGTGTTGACTGGAATCCATGGAATGATCCTGATTCTGAGTCAGGAAATCTTATTTCTCAGAATGAGGTGATGACTGCGATTTCTTACTGGAAATCCGGTTATGTTATTCCTGATACTGATCACAGGATATCTCAGGATGAGATAATGCTTATTGTTTCATACTGGAAGTCTAAATACCCAATGTGA
- a CDS encoding outer membrane protein assembly factor BamB family protein — protein MRNRNIWMLLLSIGVVFVMLTSAASADDWASFQGNNNNNGVTDDDLPTDFSDNWTFTDTATGWTGFDSAPVIGNGIAYYVYSNGTVFAFDLVNEEVEWVNTAIGGDVSSFEIGTPAYDGDNNRLYVGLSYGNTTTDTTVYALNAATGAVIWYNDALIPDEYQLNSPIKYDDGKIYVAAANMTEVASWTYVAQQGGFYCMNAATGAEIWSDTTGYGHYYTAPAITDDYVIISDDAGVVRSYDKNDGTLEDSFDASTEMGISLMSRGAAVIDPGTWTGLFTDDNMIFFPVTASPTGSESYVVGVEFNASTGDFGDYDNTSMISSRTTTSIAVSVSELYVASDDGSVRVYEIDRADEEDGFFTQYEPVATTTALGSSIKASPVVTTNTGNSLYDILFTERVYVTHNSGTGGLYWYEFDRYTNSFSDSGSWIPAGSGYTLQGIAAADGYITFGNDNKKVFVASA, from the coding sequence ATGAGAAATAGAAATATCTGGATGCTCTTATTGAGCATAGGGGTAGTTTTTGTAATGTTAACATCAGCAGCTTCTGCCGATGACTGGGCTTCATTCCAGGGAAACAACAACAATAATGGTGTTACAGACGATGATCTTCCTACTGATTTCAGTGACAACTGGACTTTCACTGATACTGCTACGGGATGGACAGGATTTGATTCCGCACCGGTTATCGGAAACGGAATTGCTTACTATGTATATTCTAACGGTACCGTGTTTGCTTTTGACCTTGTAAACGAAGAGGTTGAATGGGTTAACACAGCAATCGGTGGAGATGTAAGTTCCTTTGAGATCGGTACACCTGCATATGATGGTGACAACAACAGACTGTACGTTGGCCTTTCATACGGAAACACAACCACAGACACAACTGTATACGCTCTTAACGCAGCTACCGGTGCAGTAATCTGGTACAATGATGCATTGATTCCTGATGAATACCAGCTTAACAGCCCAATCAAATACGATGACGGTAAAATCTACGTCGCTGCCGCAAACATGACAGAAGTAGCCAGCTGGACCTACGTTGCACAGCAGGGTGGTTTCTACTGTATGAATGCAGCTACCGGTGCAGAAATCTGGTCAGACACAACAGGATACGGTCACTACTACACAGCTCCGGCTATTACAGATGATTACGTAATAATATCCGATGACGCAGGAGTTGTACGCTCATACGATAAGAATGACGGTACACTGGAAGACAGCTTTGATGCTTCAACCGAAATGGGCATTTCATTGATGTCTCGTGGTGCTGCAGTTATTGATCCAGGAACATGGACTGGGTTATTTACCGATGATAATATGATATTCTTCCCGGTAACAGCATCACCCACTGGAAGTGAATCATATGTTGTTGGTGTTGAATTCAACGCAAGCACAGGTGATTTTGGAGATTATGACAATACTTCCATGATTAGTTCAAGGACCACAACATCGATAGCTGTAAGTGTATCAGAACTTTATGTTGCAAGTGATGATGGTAGTGTAAGGGTATATGAAATCGATAGAGCAGACGAGGAGGATGGTTTCTTCACCCAATATGAACCAGTAGCTACAACTACTGCATTAGGATCTTCTATCAAGGCATCACCTGTCGTGACTACAAATACCGGCAATAGCTTGTATGATATATTATTCACAGAGCGTGTATATGTCACACATAATAGTGGTACTGGAGGCCTCTACTGGTACGAATTTGATAGGTATACCAACTCTTTTAGTGACAGCGGTTCTTGGATACCAGCTGGTTCAGGCTATACACTTCAGGGAATAGCTGCTGCTGATGGATATATCACTTTCGGTAATGACAATAAGAAAGTGTTTGTAGCATCAGCTTAA
- a CDS encoding right-handed parallel beta-helix repeat-containing protein produces the protein MKIGKVIWVVFTLSIIFMCIGFAEASTLVVDCNYAENSGGVSVASTIVVYPTIQDAIDDALPGDTISVMPGIYEESITVNKSVKLQAPEGATIKCPQSPEIITIAESSKTFEYVVGLLGGTYSSSNDTVYGSECITVEMSGFTIDANNFAPSQRWSSVICRNVNRDNSEILSSIHDNNFVNILVDGKETFGILGYGSMNITIQDNLIDQFARGGIGLYSGDNEVIGNTVIGPYNGDNITWAPNGIQFGYAASGLIQGNNVSHCGWPGTDWSGTAIMVVDTSNVTVDANYVHDNEVAISVTDFPVALYGSPWENTCSDIKVTNNLVENNEYGIDIANGVDTIDIENNDILNNLYDGISVYDYEVWYPEYDIPDPVNVGIHNNNIAGNGDSGLYVDVNITEVNAALNWWGDATGPYHETTNSVGTGDNVTDNAVYSPWLGAEFDTTPMTYYVTPYGSIQDAIEVADPVDTIYLLPGTYSENIDVNRKVSLVGSGSGDDPLVDSILQKNVDERIVKLSASGASEEDTVLIKNIRVVPDGVYGFEVHNNDSVSYIEFDNVNVVGATTHTVENEIGLKVATDASLSYFVVKDSTFDNCDYGWYFAKTVDINETSNVQFVTVDDSSFSENDYKGIYVEKLSDSTFNNVLVDNNGKSDFWNQIWNGGFDINLKAGNYANLVFNNLTVTNNGLGYNEGAGIMIKARDDGSYISPNDAVLDGVQINGGNYSFNERGIRIGEPDKNNAGPINVVITGANITDNVQTYSGTDGSAYGGVVNHALEEINATYNWWGDDSGPYHETTNPSGVGNAVNDNVDYIPWVATVIPVPECDFTANVTSGNISLTVQFSDISTNNPDSWEWDFGDGTSLSTEQNPVHVYSEEENYTVSLNVSNHGGYDMESKVGFITVADWNPWNDPDSDRGSYISQDEVMIAVSYWKSNYVIPETGHSISQDEIMLIISNWKCNYSM, from the coding sequence ATGAAAATTGGGAAAGTTATTTGGGTAGTATTTACTCTATCTATCATTTTTATGTGTATTGGATTTGCTGAAGCATCTACTTTAGTAGTAGATTGTAATTATGCAGAGAATTCAGGTGGTGTTTCTGTAGCAAGTACTATTGTTGTATATCCTACGATACAGGATGCAATAGATGATGCATTGCCGGGTGATACAATTTCTGTGATGCCAGGCATATATGAAGAAAGTATTACTGTTAATAAAAGCGTCAAACTGCAAGCACCTGAAGGTGCTACGATAAAATGTCCGCAGTCTCCTGAAATAATAACTATTGCTGAGTCTTCGAAGACATTTGAATATGTAGTAGGACTTTTGGGTGGAACATATTCAAGTTCTAATGATACGGTATATGGTTCAGAGTGCATTACTGTTGAAATGTCCGGTTTTACTATTGATGCAAATAATTTTGCACCATCACAGAGGTGGAGCAGTGTAATATGCAGGAACGTTAATCGGGATAATAGTGAAATACTTTCTTCTATCCACGATAACAATTTTGTCAATATTCTGGTAGATGGAAAGGAAACTTTTGGTATTCTTGGGTATGGTTCCATGAACATTACTATCCAGGATAATCTGATAGATCAGTTTGCCCGTGGAGGTATCGGACTTTACTCCGGTGATAATGAAGTAATAGGCAACACTGTTATCGGCCCGTATAATGGTGACAATATTACATGGGCACCAAATGGTATACAATTTGGTTACGCTGCAAGTGGACTTATTCAGGGTAACAATGTATCACATTGCGGATGGCCGGGAACAGACTGGTCAGGAACTGCTATTATGGTTGTTGATACAAGCAATGTGACAGTTGATGCCAATTATGTCCATGATAATGAAGTTGCTATCAGTGTGACTGATTTTCCTGTAGCATTATACGGCTCTCCATGGGAAAACACATGTTCAGACATTAAGGTTACTAACAATCTTGTAGAGAACAATGAATATGGTATTGATATTGCCAATGGTGTGGACACTATTGATATTGAAAACAATGATATTCTGAATAATCTCTACGATGGAATAAGTGTATATGATTATGAGGTATGGTATCCTGAATATGATATTCCTGATCCGGTCAATGTAGGGATTCACAATAATAACATCGCTGGAAATGGTGATTCCGGTCTGTATGTCGATGTTAATATTACGGAAGTTAATGCAGCACTTAACTGGTGGGGAGATGCTACCGGCCCTTATCATGAAACTACCAATTCAGTCGGAACCGGGGATAATGTCACTGACAATGCAGTGTATTCTCCATGGCTTGGAGCTGAATTTGATACAACACCAATGACATACTATGTTACTCCTTACGGAAGCATTCAGGATGCCATAGAAGTTGCAGACCCTGTTGACACCATTTATCTGTTGCCTGGTACTTACAGCGAGAATATTGATGTCAATAGGAAGGTATCTTTAGTTGGTAGCGGAAGCGGAGATGACCCGCTTGTGGATTCCATATTGCAAAAGAATGTGGATGAAAGAATTGTCAAATTATCAGCTTCAGGAGCATCTGAAGAAGATACTGTCTTAATAAAAAACATAAGGGTAGTACCTGACGGTGTTTACGGTTTTGAGGTACACAATAATGACAGTGTTTCTTATATTGAGTTTGACAATGTTAATGTGGTTGGTGCAACCACTCACACAGTTGAGAATGAGATAGGCCTTAAGGTTGCAACTGATGCAAGCCTTAGTTATTTTGTAGTGAAGGATTCCACATTTGATAACTGTGATTATGGATGGTACTTTGCTAAAACCGTTGACATAAACGAAACCAGTAATGTGCAGTTTGTCACTGTAGATGATAGCAGTTTCAGTGAAAATGATTATAAAGGTATCTATGTTGAAAAGCTGTCAGATTCAACTTTCAATAATGTTCTTGTTGATAATAACGGTAAGAGCGATTTCTGGAACCAGATATGGAATGGTGGTTTTGATATCAATCTGAAGGCAGGTAACTATGCCAACCTTGTGTTCAATAACCTGACTGTTACTAACAATGGTCTTGGATATAATGAAGGTGCAGGAATTATGATCAAGGCAAGAGATGATGGCAGTTATATTTCACCTAATGATGCAGTTCTTGATGGTGTGCAGATCAATGGTGGTAACTATTCATTCAACGAACGAGGTATACGTATTGGTGAACCTGATAAGAACAATGCAGGGCCTATAAACGTAGTGATCACCGGAGCGAACATAACCGATAACGTCCAGACATATAGTGGTACAGATGGTTCAGCATACGGTGGTGTTGTGAACCATGCACTGGAAGAGATTAATGCTACCTACAACTGGTGGGGTGATGATTCAGGTCCTTACCATGAAACTACCAATCCATCTGGTGTTGGAAATGCAGTAAATGATAATGTAGACTATATTCCATGGGTTGCAACTGTTATCCCTGTGCCGGAATGTGATTTTACTGCAAACGTAACTTCAGGTAACATAAGTCTGACTGTACAGTTCTCTGATATTTCAACCAACAACCCGGATTCATGGGAATGGGACTTTGGTGATGGTACTTCATTGTCTACAGAACAGAATCCTGTCCATGTTTATTCAGAAGAGGAAAATTATACTGTAAGTCTTAATGTAAGCAATCATGGTGGATATGATATGGAGTCAAAAGTAGGTTTTATTACAGTAGCTGACTGGAATCCGTGGAATGATCCTGATTCAGATCGGGGAAGTTATATTTCTCAGGATGAGGTTATGATTGCTGTTTCCTACTGGAAATCTAATTATGTCATTCCTGAGACTGGTCATAGTATATCACAGGATGAGATCATGCTTATCATTTCCAACTGGAAGTGTAATTATTCAATGTAA
- a CDS encoding PGF-pre-PGF domain-containing protein codes for MQESKLLLLVFLFSLVFLFTFPVNASEQVQNSTVVTKIETYSEATAVSLSTKISPSISIIITPDTIDFGKLSAGMSSEVHKLTIFNKGSSKTYVTSEVIDVAKDLYVEGLEINNASWVSYGKEISKDDYVESGVQLNVPEEFIGIGSMEGKLIFWAEMKENNAPVLENIEDISVNSSDIVKIILHASDADNDKLTYSTTAEFGTLYGNVFEWNTTGIEAGKYEISFLVSDGYSTDSETIMITIKKEANDVFPVVNFTTNVTNGKIPLTVMFTDQSLNATSWKWNFGDGTSSTDRNVVHTYTEAGCYTVSLEAGNNYGNDTEKKIDYIIAYPRIIISLISPSSSYITDQTGASRLFEITTDEIANITWILDDVIVQTNYSSMNASYYCSSAANGLYNLTIFAENENGTAQKEWIWNVTSVSSSDSASSSSSSGRYVSGGGYFGEDYDNILDKVSKSQNVLAKKVTTFSFNSDDNPIKSISFIALKNSGVVSTTIEILKGISTLVSEAPPGEVYKYMNIWVGDTGFATADNIENAVISFKVEKSWVSDNDIQSSLISLYRYNDNKWKELETQKVKEDERYLYFESETPGFSPFVITGIKKESSSGTAVVPLRSTAEDEIPSSNDSDTIDLVPTNASSSSISIWILVFCLFLILAGTGIYIGERKGFLSFRKNKYENVIFKDTLSCEISPDGFTSYYFDAEENPVEYIRLKTKDCSDIVEVKVEILRNRSLLVKSDPPGIVYKHLNIWIVAEGVDPLTLDAPLIGFKVKRPWIEENEIEISSINLFRFADDMWQNLPTEMVEETDEHFIFESDTPGFSSFAICSV; via the coding sequence ATGCAGGAAAGCAAATTATTACTTTTAGTTTTTTTGTTTTCCCTGGTATTCTTATTTACATTTCCTGTAAATGCTTCAGAACAAGTTCAGAATTCAACTGTTGTTACTAAAATAGAAACCTATTCAGAAGCAACGGCTGTATCTCTTTCTACAAAAATCAGTCCTTCAATATCCATAATAATTACACCGGATACAATTGATTTTGGAAAATTATCTGCTGGCATGTCCAGTGAGGTGCATAAGCTTACAATATTCAATAAAGGAAGTTCAAAGACTTATGTTACTTCTGAAGTTATTGACGTTGCAAAAGACCTTTATGTGGAAGGATTGGAAATTAATAATGCTTCCTGGGTTAGTTATGGAAAAGAAATATCAAAGGATGATTATGTTGAATCCGGCGTGCAATTAAACGTACCAGAAGAATTCATTGGCATTGGTTCAATGGAAGGAAAACTAATATTCTGGGCAGAAATGAAAGAAAATAATGCCCCGGTTCTTGAAAATATAGAAGATATAAGTGTAAATAGTTCTGATATAGTAAAGATTATTCTTCATGCTTCTGATGCAGACAATGACAAATTAACATATTCAACAACTGCCGAATTTGGAACACTTTATGGGAATGTCTTTGAATGGAACACAACCGGAATTGAAGCTGGCAAATATGAAATTTCATTTTTAGTTTCAGATGGTTATTCTACGGATTCTGAAACCATAATGATTACAATTAAGAAAGAAGCTAACGATGTTTTTCCGGTTGTGAATTTCACAACTAATGTGACAAATGGAAAAATTCCTTTAACAGTAATGTTCACAGACCAGTCTTTGAATGCCACATCATGGAAATGGAATTTTGGTGATGGAACCAGCTCAACAGACAGGAATGTTGTACACACATACACTGAAGCTGGATGTTATACTGTTTCTCTTGAGGCCGGAAACAATTATGGAAATGATACTGAGAAGAAAATAGATTATATCATTGCTTATCCCCGAATCATAATTTCTTTGATATCTCCATCAAGTTCTTATATTACAGATCAAACTGGTGCTTCAAGGTTATTTGAAATTACTACTGATGAGATCGCAAATATCACATGGATTCTTGATGATGTGATTGTGCAGACAAACTATAGTTCTATGAATGCATCCTACTATTGTTCTTCAGCAGCAAACGGATTATACAATCTTACAATCTTTGCTGAAAACGAGAATGGAACTGCACAAAAAGAATGGATATGGAATGTTACTTCGGTGTCATCCTCAGATAGTGCCAGTAGCAGTTCTTCAAGTGGAAGATATGTCAGCGGAGGAGGTTATTTTGGAGAAGATTACGATAACATCCTGGATAAAGTATCCAAAAGCCAGAATGTACTGGCTAAAAAAGTTACGACTTTTTCTTTTAACTCAGATGATAATCCTATAAAATCTATTAGTTTCATTGCTTTGAAAAATTCCGGGGTTGTAAGCACTACAATTGAAATCCTTAAAGGAATTTCCACCCTGGTATCAGAAGCACCTCCTGGCGAGGTGTATAAGTATATGAATATCTGGGTTGGTGACACAGGATTCGCAACAGCAGATAACATTGAAAATGCAGTAATTTCCTTTAAGGTTGAAAAATCCTGGGTATCAGATAATGATATCCAGTCATCATTAATTTCCCTTTACCGTTACAATGATAATAAGTGGAAAGAGCTCGAAACACAAAAAGTGAAAGAGGACGAAAGGTATCTTTATTTTGAATCGGAAACACCTGGATTTTCACCATTTGTTATTACAGGTATCAAAAAAGAATCATCATCTGGCACTGCAGTGGTTCCATTACGTTCAACAGCAGAAGATGAAATTCCTTCATCCAATGATTCTGATACTATTGATTTAGTTCCAACCAATGCTTCATCATCAAGTATTAGCATTTGGATATTAGTATTTTGTCTGTTTTTAATATTAGCAGGTACTGGAATTTATATAGGGGAAAGAAAAGGCTTCCTTTCTTTCAGGAAGAATAAATATGAAAATGTTATTTTTAAGGATACACTTTCATGTGAAATCTCTCCGGATGGCTTTACTTCTTATTATTTTGATGCTGAAGAAAATCCTGTAGAATATATTCGCTTAAAAACAAAAGATTGTTCTGATATTGTAGAAGTTAAGGTAGAAATACTGAGGAACCGTTCACTTCTTGTGAAAAGTGATCCGCCTGGAATCGTATATAAGCATCTGAATATCTGGATTGTTGCAGAAGGAGTTGATCCGCTGACATTAGATGCTCCTTTGATAGGTTTTAAGGTAAAACGTCCATGGATAGAAGAAAATGAAATAGAAATTTCTTCTATAAATCTTTTCAGATTTGCAGATGACATGTGGCAAAATCTGCCTACTGAAATGGTTGAAGAAACTGATGAACATTTTATCTTTGAATCTGATACACCTGGTTTTTCCTCATTTGCGATATGCAGTGTCTAG